AATTTCTTGTAAACTATATATTTCAAAAAAATTTAATTCAGCTTGTTTTTGCAAAATATTTTTTATTCTATCGATATTTTTTATTCCAGATAATTCTATTAAAATTCTATTTGAATTATTAATTCTTTGTATTTTTGGCTGAATAACTCCAAATTTATCTATTCTAGATCTAAGAATATTATAAGTGGAAGAAATAGATTTATCTATCTTTTTTTTAATAATATTTTCTATTTCTTTATTAGAACTACTATAGTTTATTTCTTCTATATGAGATTTTATTCCAAATAAATCCGAAAGAGAAAAATCTATGTTCATTTTTTCTCTTTCTTGATAAAAATATTTTAAAAAAGAAGAAAAATAATCAGTATTTGGATGTTTTTCTTTTTTTTTATCCGTTTTTTCCAATGATTTTAAAAAAATGGGGTTTTTAGAATTATCAGAAAATTTTTTTAATAAATCTTTTTCAGATATTTCCAATATCATACTGATTCCTCCTTTTAAGTCTAATCCTAGATTTATGGTTTTATTTTTTAATAATCCTATTTTTTTTTCATTTTCTAAATTGACATTAGAATCAACGTAAGAATCTTTTCCTAACTTAGAAGCATAAAAACTAAAACATATATAATACAAACAAATTATAGTTAACGAAATAACTGTAAAAATTGTAAAAAAATTTCTTATACGCATTCTAATGATTTTTATGGTAAAAATATAAAAATTAGAATAGAATAAAATTTTCTAATTATCTTTGCTTTTAGTGGATTAAGAAAATTAAATGAATGCACTTGAAAAAATCTTATCTTATTCAAAACCTTACAAATATCACTATATTCTAAATATATCGTGTAATTTTTTACATTCTTTATTCTCAGTTTTATCTATAATATCTATTTCTCCTTTATTAAGTATTTTTCTGAAAATTACTGATGTAAAAAAAGAAAATAAAACAACATTTTTAAATTTTTTGGATGGATCCTTTAATTTTATTCAAAAATATTTTCATTATTATATTAATATTTTATCAGACAAATATGGAAAAATAAATACACTTGGAATTTTTTGTATTTTTATTATTTTACTTTGTTTTTTGCGAAATACCTTTAGATATTTAGCTGAATATTTTATGATAGGAATAAGAACATCTATTGTTAGAAATATTCGAAATGATTTTCATCGAAAAATATTATCGATTCCAACAATATTTTTTTATGATAAAAAAAATGGAGATTTAATGTCTAGATTATCTAATGATGTAAATGAAATAGAAGTATCTATTGTAAATTCTTTAGCAAATATAATTAGTTCTCCCATTATGGTTTTTTTTCATTTGCTTACTTTATCTTTTATGAGTTATCAATTAACTTTATTTACTTTTATTTTACTTCCATTAATGGGAACATTAATTTCTATTATAGGAAAAAGTTTGAAAAAAGATGCAAGAGGAGCTCAAAATCAATTAGGAGAATTATTTACGGTTGTAGAAGAAACTTTGAATTTTACAAAAATTATAAATATTTTTAATGCAGAAAATCAGATGCAAAAACGTTTTGAAAAAGTATCTGAATGTCAGAAAAAACTTTCTGCACGTGTAAATCGTAAAAAAGAATTAGCCTCTCCTATTAGTGAATTTTTAGGAACTATTACAATGATATTGATTGTTTGGTATGGAGGAAAACTATTTTTAGAAAAAAAAGGAATGGCCCCAGAAATACTTTTTTCTTTTGTAGGTCTTTTTTTTCAAATTATTAATCCAGCAAAAAATTTAGTGAATTCTATATCAAATATTCAAAAAGGAAAAGCTTCTGCAGAACGAATTGTAGAAATATTAAATACTAAATGTTTTCAACATGATAAAAAAAAACAATCAAAATCTATTTTTCATTTTAAAAATGAAATTTTATTTCGTAATGTTTCATTAACATATAATAAATTAGTATTAATTCAGAATTTAAATTTTTCTTTAAAAAAAGGAAAAAACATAGCTCTAATTGGAAGATCTGGAAGTGGTAAATCTACTATTGCAAATTTACTTGCTAATTTTTATGAAGTTTCTTCTGGAGAAATCACTATTGATGGAATTAATATTAGTTATTTAAAAAACAGAGATTACAGAAAGTTATTAGGAATGGTAACACAAGAACCAATTCTTTTTAATGATTCTGTTTTAAATAATATTGCATTAGGATTGGAAGAAAAAATATCTATAAGTTCTGTAATAAAAGCAGCTAAAATTGCAAAT
The nucleotide sequence above comes from Blattabacterium clevelandi. Encoded proteins:
- a CDS encoding ABC transporter ATP-binding protein; its protein translation is MNALEKILSYSKPYKYHYILNISCNFLHSLFSVLSIISISPLLSIFLKITDVKKENKTTFLNFLDGSFNFIQKYFHYYINILSDKYGKINTLGIFCIFIILLCFLRNTFRYLAEYFMIGIRTSIVRNIRNDFHRKILSIPTIFFYDKKNGDLMSRLSNDVNEIEVSIVNSLANIISSPIMVFFHLLTLSFMSYQLTLFTFILLPLMGTLISIIGKSLKKDARGAQNQLGELFTVVEETLNFTKIINIFNAENQMQKRFEKVSECQKKLSARVNRKKELASPISEFLGTITMILIVWYGGKLFLEKKGMAPEILFSFVGLFFQIINPAKNLVNSISNIQKGKASAERIVEILNTKCFQHDKKKQSKSIFHFKNEILFRNVSLTYNKLVLIQNLNFSLKKGKNIALIGRSGSGKSTIANLLANFYEVSSGEITIDGINISYLKNRDYRKLLGMVTQEPILFNDSVLNNIALGLEEKISISSVIKAAKIANAHYFIKKLPNGYDTIIGYNGNKLSMGQKQRISIARAVLKNPPIIILDEATSSLDIESEIMIQNSLNKMMKNSTSLIIAHRLSSNIIKNADYIIILEKGKIIEQGPTHVLISKKGTYRNF